One genomic region from Thunnus maccoyii chromosome 16, fThuMac1.1, whole genome shotgun sequence encodes:
- the LOC121881154 gene encoding GTPase IMAP family member 9-like isoform X1: MGDKHYQGFGDFTDSNERRIVLVGKTGVGKSAAGNTILGREAFESELSPSSLTAECQKAKGDISGRKVAVIDTPGLFDTNYTQEEVLKRIKMCISFSAPGPHAFLVVLQLGRFTQEEQDTVKMIQTTFGIDAAEYTMVLFTHGDQLRNQTIEDYISQSPELKALIWKCNDRYHVFNNEVKDPVQTNKLLDKIDKMTMANGGSYYTNEMFTRAEAAIEKEKQRLLKELEEQKQKELDELRAKYKGTAYHTEEKRMHVRYNYEARARAERSNEFTAAPAVAIATACGAAIGGLLGVAAGPVGLVVGVAAGAAVGAGVGALSVRVSERCHVQ; the protein is encoded by the exons ATGGGCGACAAACACTATCAAG GGTTTGGAGATTTCACAGATTCAAATGAGAGGAGGATTGTTCTAGTTGGGAAGACTGGAGTCGGGAAGAGCGCGGCAGGAAACACCATCCTGGGGAGAGAAGCATTCGAGTCAGAACTGTCTCCATCTTCCCTAACCGCTGAATGTCAGAAAGCCAAGGGAGACATCAGTGGTCGAAAGGTCGCAGTTATTGACACTCCAGGGCTGTTCGACACAAATTACACCCAAGAAGAAGTGTTGAAGAGGATCAAGATGTGCATCTCTTTTTCTGCCCCTGGTCCTCACGCCTTCCTGGTGGTTCTTCAGCTGGGCAGGTTCACCCAGGAGGAGCAGGACACTGTGAAGATGATTCAGACCACCTTTGGGATAGATGCAGCTGAATACACAATGGTGTTGTTCACACACGGTGACCAGCTGAGGAACCAGACCATTGAAGACTATATTTCACAGAGTCCAGAACTGAAGGCCCTTATTTGGAAGTGCAATGATCGATATCATGTTTTCAACAATGAAGTGAAAGACCCCgtacaaacaaataaactccTGGATAAAATTGACAAGATGACTATGGCTAACGGCGGAAGCTACTACACCAACGAAATGTTCACGAGAGCAGAGGCAGCCATCGAAAAGGAGAAACAGCGACTCCTGAAGGAGCTGGAAGAACAGAAGCAGAAAGAGCTGGATGAACTGAGAGCCAAATATAAGGGAACAGCCTAccacacagaggagaaaaggatGCATGTCAGATATAATTATGAAGCCAGAGCTCGAGCTGAAAGATCAAATGAGTTCACCGCTGCTCCAGCAGTAGCTATAGCAACAGCCTGTGGTGCTGCCATTGGAGGTTTGCTTGGAGTTGCGGCGGGCCCAGTCGGTTTGGTAGTTGGAGTCGCAGCTGGAGCAGCTGTCGGAGCTGGTGTTGGTGCTTTATCGGTCAGAGTCTCAGAGCGATGCCATGTGCAATAA
- the LOC121881154 gene encoding GTPase IMAP family member 9-like isoform X2 — translation MGDKHYQGSRKQKNSDEVRIILVGKTGAGKSAAGNTILGREEFESELSSSSWTFQCKRAEREVGGRMVAVIDTPGLFDTNYTQKEVLAKIESCISLSSPGPHAFLVVLKLGRFTQEEEETMRVIQSTFGKEAAKYSIVLFTHGDKLKKQTIEGFISKSEKLTELIEACYGQYHVFNNQVRDQEQTDRLLEKIDRMTLKNGGRHYTTKMFRKAKKASKKEERRLLKELKAEEQRRRSDLQATVEREMTFSTRGSLKHDAHDGSKCLLQ, via the exons ATGGGCGACAAACACTATCAAG GATCAAGGAAGCAGAAGAACAGTGATGAAGTACGCATCATACTTGTCGGGAAGACAGGAGCGGGGAAGAGTGCAGCAGGAAACACCATCCTGGGAAGAGAGGAGTTCGAGTCAGAgctgtcttcctcttcctggACATTTCAGTGCaagagagctgagagagaggtCGGGGGTCGAATGGTCGCTGTCATCGACACTCCAGGGCTGTTTGACACCAATTACACCCAAAAAGAAGTGTTGGCAAAGATCGAGAGTTGtatttctctgtcttctccTGGTCCTCATGCCTTCCTGGTGGTTCTCAAACTGGGCAGGTTCacccaggaggaggaggaaaccaTGAGAGTGATTCAAAGCACTTTTGGCAAAGAAGCAGCTAAATACTCAATAGTTCTGTTCACACATGGAGACAAACTGAAGAAACAAACTATTGAGGGCTTTATTTCAAAGAGTGAAAAACTCACAGAGTTAATTGAGGCTTGCTACGGGCAATATCATGTCTTCAACAACCAAGTGAGAGACCAGGAACAGACTGATAGGCTCCTGGAGAAAATTGACAGAATGACTCTGAAGAATGGCGGAAGGCACTACACTACAAAGATGTtcagaaaagcaaaaaaggcCTCAAAGAAAGAGGAACGAAGACTTTTAAAGGAGCTGAAGGCAGAAGAGCAGCGAAGGAGGAGCGACCTGCAGGCTACAGTTGAGAGAGAAATGACTTTTTCAACGAGAGGATCATTGAAACATGATGCACACGATGGCAGTAAATGTCTCCTGCAGTAG
- the galcb gene encoding galactocerebrosidase isoform X2: MERRALAVFVVFLSFSSHCCSSQTYILNDKDGLGRVFDGIGGLSGGGATSRLLVNYAEPYRSQILDYLFKPNFGASLHILKVEIGGDAQTTDGTEPSHMHYENDENYFRGYEWWLMKEAKKRNPNITLIGLPWAFPGWVGHGKNWPYDFPDITAAYVVNWILGAKQYHDLDIEYIGIWNERNFDSKYIKVLRNTLDKVGLTDVGIIAADGDWSIANSIIVDPYLNDAVDVIGAHYPGTNTVIEALKTQKKLWSSEDYSTFNDEVGGGCWARILNQNYVNGLMTATISWNLVASYYEELPFGRDGLMTAQEPWSGNYVVESPIWITAHTTQFTQPGWTYLQTVGHLVQGGSYVALTDGNGNLTVVIETMTHDHSVCIRPPLPHFNVTSQNATFQLKGSFASIKELQVWRSQFNFKTKKPSSFFEKLTPLKLSDGSFTLNLAEDEVYTLTTMTAGQKGSYPEPPASARFPKVYKDDFNVRNPAFSEAPDFADQTGVFEYYINLTDPGPHVFTLRQVLTERPVTWVADADQTISVIGDYQWQNLTVSCDVFMEKVKTGGVFVAARVDKGGQSVRSAKGVFFWVFADGTYKVTNDLAGQTVLAEGQSGTRAYGWHTLSLTVKGQYASGLLNGYPLWKKAVVLNPKNGWAAIGTHSYELAQFDNFSVEAEK; encoded by the exons ATGGAGCGGAGAGCGCTGGcggtgtttgtggtgtttttaagtttttcttcGCATTGCTGCTCTTCACAGACTTATATCCTGAACGATAAAGACGGACTGGGGAGAGTTTTTGACGGAATTGGAGGCTTGAGCGGCGGAGGG GCGACGTCTCGTTTACTGGTCAATTACGCTGAGCCTTACCGCAGCCAGATATTAGACTACCTTTTCAAG CCAAACTTTGGGGCGTCTTTGCACATACTGAAGGTAGAGATTGGAGGAGATGCCCAAACTACTG ATGGGACGGAGCCGTCGCACATGCACTATGAGAATGATGAAAACTACTTCAGAGGCTATGAGTGGTGGCTTATGAAAGAGGCTAAGAAGAGGAACCCGAATATCACACTCATAG gtttgcCCTGGGCGTTTCCTGGTTGGGTGGGCCATGGCAAGAACTGGCCCTATGACTTTCCAGACATCACTGCAGCATACGTGGTGAACTGGATCCTTGGGGCTAAGCAGTACCATGATCTGGACATTGAGTATATTGGG ATTTGGAACGAGCGAAACTTTGACAGCAAGTACATCAAG GTGCTCCGGAACACGCTGGATAAAGTTGGTCTTACTGACGTTGGCATCATCGCAGCTGATGGTGATTGGAGCATCGCCAATTCTATTATCGTTGACCCGTACCTTAATGATGCTGTTGACGTGATTGG GGCCCACTACCCAGGCACCAACACAGTAATAGAGGCCCTGAAGACACAGAAGAAGCTGTGGTCCTCCGAGGACTACAGCACCTTCAACGATGAGGTGGGAGGAGGCTGCTGGGCTCGCATCCTCAACCAGAACTATGTCAACGGACTCATGACTGC CACCATCTCCTGGAACCTGGTGGCCAGCTACTACGAGGAGCTGCCGTTCGGCCGAGACGGGCTGATGACAGCTCAGGAGCCCTGGAGTGGCAACTATGTGGTGGAGTCTCCTATCTGGATCACAG cCCACACCACACAGTTCACTCAGCCAGGATGGACGTACCTGCAGACTGTTGGACATCTGGTACAAGGTGGAAGTTATGTAGCCCTTACTGATGGAAACGGAAACCTCACTGTTGTCATAGAAACCATG ACTCATGATCATTCAGTTTGCATAAGACCTCCACTCCCTCACTTCAACGTGACATCCCAGAATGCAACCTTCCAGCTGAAGGGATCCTTT GCCTCCATCAAGGAGCTCCAAGTATGGCGTTCGCAGTTcaacttcaaaacaaaaaagcctTCCTCCTTCTTCGAGAAGCTAACTCCACTGAAG CTGTCAGACGGATCATTCACCTTAAATCTGGCTGAAGACGAGGTTTACACATTAACCACAATGACAGCAGGACAGAAAGGCAGTTACCCCGAACCACCTGCCTCCGCTCGCTTCCCCAAAGTCTACAAGGACGACTTTAATGTCC GAAACCCTGCCTTCTCAGAAGCTCCAGACTTTGCTGACCAGACCGGGGTGTTTGAGTACTACATCAACCTGACCGACCCTGGACCTCACGTTTTCACCTTGCGCCAGGTTCTGACTGAGAGACCCGTCACATGGGTGGCAGACGCTGACCAGACCATCAGCGTCATAGGAGACTATCAGTG gcAGAACCTGACCGTCTCATGTGATGTCTTCATGGAGAAAGTTAAGACTGGTGGTGTTTTTGTAGCAGCCAGGGTGGATAAAGGAGGGCAGTCAGTCCGTAGCGCCAAAGGAGTCTTCTTCTGGGTCTTTGCAGATGGCACATACAAAGTCACCAATGATCTCG cGGGTCAGACGGTACTGGCTGAGGGACAGTCTGGTACCCGAGCATATGGTTGGCACACCCTATCCCTCACTGTAAAA GGCCAGTATGCGTCAGGGCTGCTGAATGGATATCCACTGTGGAAGAAAGCTGTGGTACTGAACCCAAAGAATGGCTGGGCCGCCATAGGAACACACTCATATGAACTGGCTCAGTTTGATAACTTTTCTGTGGAGGCAGAAAAATGA
- the galcb gene encoding galactocerebrosidase isoform X1: MERRALAVFVVFLSFSSHCCSSQTYILNDKDGLGRVFDGIGGLSGGGATSRLLVNYAEPYRSQILDYLFKPNFGASLHILKVEIGGDAQTTDGTEPSHMHYENDENYFRGYEWWLMKEAKKRNPNITLIGLPWAFPGWVGHGKNWPYDFPDITAAYVVNWILGAKQYHDLDIEYIGIWNERNFDSKYIKLLRYTLDKSGLERVRIIASDNLWEPITLCLLLDPELSRAVDVIGAHYPGTNTVIEALKTQKKLWSSEDYSTFNDEVGGGCWARILNQNYVNGLMTATISWNLVASYYEELPFGRDGLMTAQEPWSGNYVVESPIWITAHTTQFTQPGWTYLQTVGHLVQGGSYVALTDGNGNLTVVIETMTHDHSVCIRPPLPHFNVTSQNATFQLKGSFASIKELQVWRSQFNFKTKKPSSFFEKLTPLKLSDGSFTLNLAEDEVYTLTTMTAGQKGSYPEPPASARFPKVYKDDFNVRNPAFSEAPDFADQTGVFEYYINLTDPGPHVFTLRQVLTERPVTWVADADQTISVIGDYQWQNLTVSCDVFMEKVKTGGVFVAARVDKGGQSVRSAKGVFFWVFADGTYKVTNDLAGQTVLAEGQSGTRAYGWHTLSLTVKGQYASGLLNGYPLWKKAVVLNPKNGWAAIGTHSYELAQFDNFSVEAEK, translated from the exons ATGGAGCGGAGAGCGCTGGcggtgtttgtggtgtttttaagtttttcttcGCATTGCTGCTCTTCACAGACTTATATCCTGAACGATAAAGACGGACTGGGGAGAGTTTTTGACGGAATTGGAGGCTTGAGCGGCGGAGGG GCGACGTCTCGTTTACTGGTCAATTACGCTGAGCCTTACCGCAGCCAGATATTAGACTACCTTTTCAAG CCAAACTTTGGGGCGTCTTTGCACATACTGAAGGTAGAGATTGGAGGAGATGCCCAAACTACTG ATGGGACGGAGCCGTCGCACATGCACTATGAGAATGATGAAAACTACTTCAGAGGCTATGAGTGGTGGCTTATGAAAGAGGCTAAGAAGAGGAACCCGAATATCACACTCATAG gtttgcCCTGGGCGTTTCCTGGTTGGGTGGGCCATGGCAAGAACTGGCCCTATGACTTTCCAGACATCACTGCAGCATACGTGGTGAACTGGATCCTTGGGGCTAAGCAGTACCATGATCTGGACATTGAGTATATTGGG ATTTGGAACGAGCGAAACTTTGACAGCAAGTACATCAAG CTGCTGCGGTACACACTGGATAAGAGCGGCTTGGAGAGGGTCAGGATCATAGCCAGTGACAACCTGTGGGAGCCCATTACCCTGTGTCTGCTGCTAGACCCCGAGCTCAGCAGAGCTGTAGACGTGATAGG GGCCCACTACCCAGGCACCAACACAGTAATAGAGGCCCTGAAGACACAGAAGAAGCTGTGGTCCTCCGAGGACTACAGCACCTTCAACGATGAGGTGGGAGGAGGCTGCTGGGCTCGCATCCTCAACCAGAACTATGTCAACGGACTCATGACTGC CACCATCTCCTGGAACCTGGTGGCCAGCTACTACGAGGAGCTGCCGTTCGGCCGAGACGGGCTGATGACAGCTCAGGAGCCCTGGAGTGGCAACTATGTGGTGGAGTCTCCTATCTGGATCACAG cCCACACCACACAGTTCACTCAGCCAGGATGGACGTACCTGCAGACTGTTGGACATCTGGTACAAGGTGGAAGTTATGTAGCCCTTACTGATGGAAACGGAAACCTCACTGTTGTCATAGAAACCATG ACTCATGATCATTCAGTTTGCATAAGACCTCCACTCCCTCACTTCAACGTGACATCCCAGAATGCAACCTTCCAGCTGAAGGGATCCTTT GCCTCCATCAAGGAGCTCCAAGTATGGCGTTCGCAGTTcaacttcaaaacaaaaaagcctTCCTCCTTCTTCGAGAAGCTAACTCCACTGAAG CTGTCAGACGGATCATTCACCTTAAATCTGGCTGAAGACGAGGTTTACACATTAACCACAATGACAGCAGGACAGAAAGGCAGTTACCCCGAACCACCTGCCTCCGCTCGCTTCCCCAAAGTCTACAAGGACGACTTTAATGTCC GAAACCCTGCCTTCTCAGAAGCTCCAGACTTTGCTGACCAGACCGGGGTGTTTGAGTACTACATCAACCTGACCGACCCTGGACCTCACGTTTTCACCTTGCGCCAGGTTCTGACTGAGAGACCCGTCACATGGGTGGCAGACGCTGACCAGACCATCAGCGTCATAGGAGACTATCAGTG gcAGAACCTGACCGTCTCATGTGATGTCTTCATGGAGAAAGTTAAGACTGGTGGTGTTTTTGTAGCAGCCAGGGTGGATAAAGGAGGGCAGTCAGTCCGTAGCGCCAAAGGAGTCTTCTTCTGGGTCTTTGCAGATGGCACATACAAAGTCACCAATGATCTCG cGGGTCAGACGGTACTGGCTGAGGGACAGTCTGGTACCCGAGCATATGGTTGGCACACCCTATCCCTCACTGTAAAA GGCCAGTATGCGTCAGGGCTGCTGAATGGATATCCACTGTGGAAGAAAGCTGTGGTACTGAACCCAAAGAATGGCTGGGCCGCCATAGGAACACACTCATATGAACTGGCTCAGTTTGATAACTTTTCTGTGGAGGCAGAAAAATGA